The following are from one region of the Rhodopirellula sp. P2 genome:
- a CDS encoding dihydrodipicolinate synthase family protein has translation MNNTTEPKSSPAPQPIRNRKITGMSAILLPIAPGGKIDWDGFESHVVATLDAGLTPAVNMDTGYANLISDEIREEALSLTAAIAKDRAYLGGVFVGDHEGDDFNGEAYRRGIEQVQRHNGTPILFQSFGLTWGDDDSIFDAYAKLASECEQFYAFELGTMFAPFGKIYSLSLYERLMGIGNCLGAKHSSLDRILEWQRLELRDRVRPDFKVLTGNDLAIDMVMYGSDYLLGLSTFCPAEFAIRDAMWQNDDPRFYGLNDLLQYLGAFAFRDPVPAYKHSAAMFLHSRGKIASSQTYPGSPERPASDQAILDLISQDLAAYL, from the coding sequence ATGAACAACACCACGGAACCCAAATCGTCGCCCGCTCCACAACCCATCCGCAATCGCAAGATCACCGGGATGTCGGCCATTTTGTTGCCGATTGCACCGGGTGGCAAGATTGATTGGGATGGGTTTGAATCCCACGTCGTGGCGACGCTGGACGCGGGGCTGACGCCGGCCGTCAACATGGACACCGGTTACGCGAATTTGATTTCGGATGAAATTCGTGAAGAAGCTTTGTCGCTGACCGCCGCGATCGCCAAGGACCGTGCGTACTTGGGCGGGGTGTTTGTCGGCGACCACGAGGGAGACGACTTCAACGGGGAAGCGTATCGCCGTGGAATCGAGCAAGTCCAACGTCACAACGGGACGCCGATTCTGTTTCAATCCTTTGGGCTGACCTGGGGTGACGACGATTCCATCTTTGACGCCTATGCGAAACTCGCGTCCGAATGCGAGCAGTTCTACGCCTTCGAACTGGGAACCATGTTCGCTCCGTTCGGCAAAATCTACTCGTTGTCGCTGTATGAGCGATTGATGGGGATCGGCAACTGCTTGGGAGCCAAGCATTCGTCGCTCGATCGAATTTTGGAATGGCAACGTTTGGAATTGCGGGATCGTGTTCGCCCGGACTTCAAAGTGTTGACCGGCAATGACCTGGCCATCGACATGGTGATGTATGGCAGCGATTACCTGCTGGGGCTGTCGACGTTTTGTCCCGCGGAGTTCGCGATTCGCGATGCGATGTGGCAAAACGACGACCCACGGTTTTACGGGCTGAACGATTTGTTGCAGTACCTCGGCGCGTTTGCGTTCCGTGACCCCGTGCCGGCGTACAAGCACTCTGCCGCGATGTTCTTGCATTCACGCGGCAAGATCGCGAGCAGTCAGACTTATCCGGGCAGCCCTGAGCGACCTGCCAGCGATCAAGCGATCTTGGACCTGATTTCGCAGGATCTCGCCGCGTACTTGTGA